The window AGCCTGAAATGCACTTTTTATGTCTCATGCTCtggtttcattttcttccttggAAAGAGTTTTAATCCTCAGTGTGACACTCGGTGACTGCGGCAGAAATGGTGTCACAATGTTCTTggccaaaaatgtgttttgttgtgactGTGCTGCCTCTGATTTTCCTGCTCGGAAAATACTGTAACGAGGCTCACACAGCATTGCTGCCAGGAGCCTGAGGACGTAGCGTAGTTCAAGAATGATAATGTTATATTTTAGTGCTTGTAAATTTATGATTCAGACATAACAAATAATACACACGCCACCTCACACATGCCTCCTTTTGAATGCCTCGGAAGGAAAACTTGGTGAGAAGGCAGGTTGAAAAATTGTGTCggcgtgtgtgagtgtcagtTTGAGTGTTTTTGAGCATCTCCCACAGCAAAACATCCTATACGTCTGTGTAGCCTCTGAATTATTCAACTATAGAAGAGTACCTTGAGCAGTCTAGTCTCTTAAGGATTTCTGACTCGGGCTCACTAATCAATGACTGCAGGACTCAAGATTTTCTCCGGCCCTCCACAACCTGATAGTATAATTGCATCTCTTAttagaaaagaaatggaaatcaATTCTAGTTCTCGTGACCAGTGTTCATAGCCCATCCTGCAATTCTCAGAGGAGACATGCAGCTGAGAGaatttctttcctttgtgtgtctctgaaaTACAAGGCAGCAGTCGTGCAACGACAataatggaaatattttttaaaaatctgtcgGTAATTGTTTTTATGTCACCCTCGCTCTTTCCCTCCAGCTCTTTCACCGCCTTCCATCACTTTCAATCAATTCCTTTGCTCTTCTCCCACCCTCCCAGTAATACCACAGTCATATTTTCAGCCAGGATGTTCCACCAGGATGCCCTCTGAGGCTGTCATGGATGCTCTGGCACGGTTGCGTTTCAGCTGCTTATGGTGGGACTCTAGATGACAGCTTCCACTGGTCTGTCTCTCCCTTCTTTCTGCTAACTGCTGTCATCCAGTAATCATCTGCGACAGTTCAGAAGAGCTCTGGCACGCCGACTTACTGTCCAGAGAAAAGTGATTCCAGTTTAAACGAGCTTTGCTTCTACTGTAGCAGCGCTCTGTAGATTTAGGGTGTTTTCAAAACTGTAGTTTGTTTGCTGTGCTCAGATTCAGACAGTAATGGATACGGTAGCTGTGTTTGCCCCTTggttcatttgtgtttacatggCAACAATCAGGAGTCCAAATGCCATGTGAGAGCAAGCTGCTCTCTCACTGGAAGATTCTCCTCAAAATCATTTCCTCTTAttcccttttcttcttgtccttcATTATAGAGCATCAGCAGTAAGGctaattgttttcattgtgttttgtatgGATAGCAAACCAGTTTTCATGAAATCAGCAAAATGTCTAGGCCTAAAGAGCATCTAGTAAACAGTGTCCTGGTGCTTCTTATATATGAAGATGTGCTGCTGCAAGAGTTTGCCATGAGAGATCTGATGGAGGCATAGATTATTGTCAGGCAATGTTTGATGCAGTTGTTTCAAACGGTTTGGCTTGACTAGCATTCTGACTGCAAAGCAAACCACTCCAGAGTTTGAGACGATCTCGACCGGCTCCTTTTATCCCGCATCCAAGTGCGATTGTGGTGCTCACAGATCCATGAAACACTAAACCTGCGGCAGAAACAGTCCAGGTTTTGAAACAACTGGTCCAAATGAACCTCTCGACCCAGTCTCGATCCACATCAGGGTTTGACTGGCAGGCTTCACACCAGCCCACGTGAACCGTCTTGACCTGGCAAACACACCAGGGTTCATTTTTATTGAAACGGGTCAGTGTGAAAGCATCTGATGTTTGGTCTGGCGGTTATTTTAGCTGATGCACTAGGTAGCAAAAGGTTAGTGACTTGAAAAGGGGCACTAATGGACTTCTTGTCCTCCAGTAGAGGGCAAAGTCTGTATGAACCAGAAAGGCTGTTTGCCTGACAATAATTATCCCTCACTGCCTCCCGCCCATACAGACTCAGATAATGAAGACACGAAATGATGTCATTCATTGTGAACTGACCCTGGGAAAACATCCTGCTGCCACCCATCACAATTTTTGGACTACATTCCTCATGACTCGAGAAAGGTTCACCTCTGTACAAATGTGCTTTGATACCAGGTTGCAGTGACTTAGAGACAACCAGTCATACTCAGCAAGCAGACCCACGAAGGTGTTTTCGACTTCAACTCCGATCGTCGCGGTCAATGGCCTCCTGATTCTTTATGACATAACTTCAGTAGGAAAAACTTAAACAAGAGATAAACTACTACACAAGAGCTGCCCAGTCAGAGCTGAGTTTGTAAATTATCACCTCAACAATAAATGTGCTCTCAAGCTTCAGGTTGGTGAGGTCAAAGAGAACCTTCTACTCCGACTCCACGTGTGAACAGCGTTTATACTGTGGTTACTAACTGCTCAGCTGATAAGGAAAGGGGTCGAGACCAACGTCTTTATTCATCCTGCTTATCCATGTAGGTTCACTCGTTGTGAGTTTtggagatgtctgccttctttCAAATATAATGGAAATAGATGTCTTGCCAAAAAGTAGCCAGTTCCTACGTGAACCTGCTCACAGCAAGGGCTGAGGATTATCTCGAGTAACCAGGTCaggatttctggaaagagacactgctgttgagtttttcaaatgtgtgtttcttttggtgctttgagcaccacGGGCAAAGTGCCATCTAGGTCCATTATATTCAacagaaggcagacatctttacagccgatatctccaaaactctgcagctcacgccaaaacaatacaaatggacaaacattttttgaagtGAACTGTCTATTTAATTATAATAACCAGCGAAGATCTCAGAGACGAATCACAAGAATAATCCCATCACAAGGTGTGGTCACAgaaagagttttgttttaatttgtagGGGAGTCCGAGTGCATGTGTTTCAAGTGCATGTCGGAGAGCGGTTCATGTTGATGAAGAAATCATCACAGAAATCGTTTCACAGACTCACCTCacactcatgaacacacacagtctccatACAAGTTAAAATGATTCCTCTGTCATTGATTTAAATGACGAGGCTCGGCTTGAAGAGGGCTGCAGTTCAACAGCACCACCAACACTTCTGTACAGGGACTGCACTGAGCGCACTCGCTCCAAAACATCACTGCTCATCAAGTTTTTATATGTGAGGggttttttaaatattgtgtgtgatgtttatgGTAGGTATGATCAGCCTGAACAATGCATTTGTTCATGCACaatggctttatttattttttaatttatttttgtgtgtgtgtgtgtgtgtgttctccactCTGAGAGCTGCTGCAAAAAATCTCTCTCGGTAAGAGAGTCTTTGAAGCGAAAGAATAAGGTTAGACCACAAAGCCCTGgagcaaaactgaaaataaataaataaatactaagGAACACACAGTGGAtgctgtatttattgtatttcacagagagagggagtgtaAAACAATGTGGGGTTGGCAGAGATGTCTTGGAATTTAAACCAATTCTGTTTTTTGCAGTCCAGAAGGAAGGAAAGGTAAAAGGGAGCGAGAGGCTCTACTGGATAAAAATTCCCTGCAGCTTCAGTTATTTTTTCTGACGtgatgctttttctttttaaagtaacACAGAACCtgatttctcttttctttctgggtgctgtaaaaaaaacaaatcttcgGTTCAGctttaatacattaaaaatgatttaccACTGACAGCTCCAGTTGCGCTGATAAATTCACAATATCGCAGATATCGAGATTGGCATAGACATGTGTGATTGTACTTCATGCCTATGAGGCTGATCACTTCCTCCGTGCTTGTAACAGCGGAATAGCTCGgtcctgcctgcctccctcctcctgcctgcATGCATCATTAAGCTGACCAACGCTGTGCTCGATGTGGCTGTGCAGAGGCGAACAGAGACATAAACAAGCTCCAAGCACCTCCCTGatgctgtttgtcttctttagGGCCCATTTTGCACACTGAACATGGATGTGGCTGAAAGGGGCTCTATTATGATAATTAAAAGAGGGGCCGGTCGACCTTGCTCCTGTTTGTGGTGATTTTCTGCATTGTTGCTTGTTTTCAGAGGTCCGTTAGCTATATTCCCCTAAAATCCGCTGAGTTCTTTATTAGCGGATAACCAACGTGGCAGGAGGGTTTAAAGCCGGAACACTGATTGATGaagtttttttgtctttttactcAAACATTGTGAAGCTTCCTAACGCATCTTATATCTCAggggagagaaataaaaattcaccctcaagaaagggaaggaaataATGCTTCCCTTAGATGGAAGCCgtaaatacattttatgtcTGCACGCTCTCGCCCTGGAGTGCTTTTTTACTGACTCCAGTGATCTGTGGCAGTGTGTGAAGCTTCCTCTCTCTACTGACTCACTGAGCTGTCCTCAGGGGCCCATCCCTCTGTCACATCCACCTACTGATACACACCTATCAGTCCAGGTGTCACCACCTGGAGAGGAGCTGATGCTGGACGCGCTGATGACCGTCCACGCCGCAGGGCTCCCCACAAACACCAACAGCCTTTACTCTCTTATATCTGAGATGCACCTGCCTGCCACTCAGCCTCAGCATCCTGCAGCTGAGGGATTATGGTAATGCTACCTTAAGCCGGTTTTGTTTAACAGGGCATATATTGTGTCGTGGGACCTGCTTACATTTAAGCTTTGGATAAAATAAGGTTGATTGTAGTCTTTGATATGCGGCTTGCAGCTACTGTTCTTTTTCCCTGTGTGCTCAGATGAGAGGGAAGCAAAGGGAATAAAGATTTTTCAGAGAcaccagctgtcagtcaagAGCGCATTCACTGTCAACAAACTTCAACTATTTGCATAACTCCTCAGATTGTTTTTTCTCCCCACAATGCTAAGAGCGGATAGTGCTGTCAAAGTCAGAGGAAGttaatgatgcatttttattttcgTGTAACTTTATCATATTGATGGTGCAGGAAGTGCTTGACTTCAGCTCCCACACTTGGAGGGACTTAGCGTCATCAGGGAGTATGTGGTGCATGAGCTTACCTTGATGAGTTTGCACCTGATCTGGGCGGACACCATGTGGCTGTTCCGCAGGTTGCCCACGCGGAACATGAGGCACAGTTTGCCGTCACGCTGGGAAATCACCGCGTCCTGGCTGAACATGAGCGTCTCTGCGCGTTTCTTAGGTTGGGACATTTTTATGAACATGCAGCCGATGAGAAAAGCGTCCACTATGGAGCCCAGCAGCGACTGGAACAAGAAGAGGATGATGCCCTCCGGGCACTTCTCGGTGATGTACCGGTAGCCGTAGCCGATCGTGGCCTCAGTCTcgatgaaaaagagaaaagctgagGGGAAGTTGTAAACGTTGGCCACGCAGGGGGTGTAGGACGAGTCGTGGCCGTGATTTAGGTCTCCTCGGATATAAGCGATGATCCACCACATTGATGCCATGACCAGCCAAGCGATCGTGTAAGTTAAGATGAAGATGAGCAGGTTCCATCGCCACTTCAGGTCTACCAAAGTGGTGAAAAGGTCAGAGAGGTACCTGCTGGTTTCTCCGCCGAGATTCCCGTGCTGCACATTGCAGCGACCGTTCTTGTCCACGAAGCGCTGGCGTTTCTTCTTGACCGGAGCGGAAAAAGTGGTAGCCCGATTTGTGTTAACCACCTGGTAGTCTTCTCCAAATTTTCTACGAAGTGCCGCCATTTGAGCTCTCCTGAATCAAAGGGAAAATCATTCGCTGTTTaatccatgtttttgtttgtctgaggcTCCAAAACGCTGGTTACCTGCAGTGCGTAAAGTGCGCCATGGGCACTTCAGCGCGCACAGCAGATCCTTggagttaaaaagaaaatcacgtGTATGTCGATGCTTTTACAGCACCGATGTTATCCGtttattcaaaaacacacagtgttctTCCAGTTGGTTCACATGCCATCAGAAGCTCGCTGAGTGTGGCTGTGCGCTCTGCTCAGTCTCCACTCTGACTGCTGGTGCTCACCAGCGGAGCGAAATACGAGGAGCTGGCGACCATTCACAGCTTCTGCTGGGCTGTAAGGGATGAGGAGggaagtcagtgtgtgtgtgtgtgtgtgtgggagagatacgaggagagggagggaagggggagggACTGAGGAGGGGGGAGTTACACAAGACTGCGCTTGTGCgtaaatagagagagaaagagaggtggacAATTTGACTCTCCTGCGTAGTTAATTTGTTCAATCAAATCAGTGGGCGACTGAAATTATGTATTAGTTAATTCgttgattaatttattaattatttccTCTTGAATTCTCACATTGTCCTTAGATTGAAGCTGATCCTCTGTGTGAGCAGCAGGAAGAGTCACACAGGGAGCCCAAGAGATGAGCTCGGAGGATCTTTGTGGTTCCAGTAAAACTGTGCCCTCTACTGGAAGGACGACGTCTGTGCACGTTTGATCCAGGACCAACAGGAGGGCACGTGGACTAATTGAATTGCAGATTGGCTGTAGTGattctttgtgcttctgttaACCTGCTCCAAATTGCTAAGGCTTATTAAgttaaggtaaaaaaaaaaaaagacgagtAAATGAACAGTAATGGAAAAATTATACAGCACTCATTtgaattttatgttttcctgaaatctttgctcttgtgttttgcTCACATGCTTTGAATTACGGCTGCCACTAAGGTTTactttcattatcgattaatctgaCGATTGTTGACATGATTAATAGATCTgtctttttccccttttttcccTCATTACAActtcccagagcccaaagcGACAACCAACAGTCCATAagactttttcatttcttttcatttcattactgaAACGATTAATAGATTATTagcaattcattttcttttgatcaaccACTAGATTGACCAActaatcactgcagctctgcgttaatgaaataaaatattacgCCTCTTTTTCCACAGTCTGACATTAAATCTGTGCTTCTCCTCTTTCCCATGAAGCCTTCGCATTGATTTAGACATTAGATGACGACTACGGTGGAAGACTTCCAGGACTCGTATCCTCCCAAAGGACAGTCCTAAGTGGGATGGTTTGTCCTTGCCTCTTTGTTGCCCTTGTTTTAATCAGACACAATGCAAAGGTCTGCATTGCATGTAAGTACTACTTTTATTAGCTAATGCACATTTACAGTTTCAGTCATTCAGGTGGTGTAAAGACGCCATTTAACTGATCCCGTCAAACCAGGAGACTCGTCTCATCTGGTTTTGCTTGGACACTCTTTCACTTTATCTGTAGTTGATGTAATGAACTAATGTTGGATGTTGGTGTCAGAGAGGAAAAGTTTATCAGGTACACTTGGCttaatgtttagtttttgttgaaactgttctCGAGAGGCACTGAATCGACTTTATGTTGATTTGGGAGGATGAAGTTTGTGGTGCTATTGAACTATATAGTCATTCATATAAATGTGGTGGAAAAATTACATGTCACAAACTCCCAGGACTTTCATGTAGTGTTGTGTAAATGGAAatccaggagaaaaaaaaacccaagtcATTTAATTGTGTGTATGTTGAAGGACAGATCTGATatttcaccagcagcagcaggtgataAGActaacatcaaaacatcaaaatggcATTTAAATTATTACCATCCATGCAGAtctaacatttattttgagaggCAAAATGAAAGctgcaaaaaaggaaaaaaaaaatcacatttgcaTCACAGATAACAGaatgcagagaaaaaagaaaaggtttccAAGCATCGCAGGTGCAGCATTTTGAGGATCCACACGGAGCCCCAAACAATAACAGCTCATCATTGAAACATATTCCcaagaaagacattttcattaaataagAGAAAACCACAGCAGAGGCTTCACTGAAATGGGATTCAAGCTTTATTGTTTGCATTGTTGCAATGAGCTTCTCGTGGTGACTGCAGTCAACCTGATCCTGATCTATTTGATATTGATTACTTACGTTGCAGCAAATGAAATCGTCGCCTGGATTGTGTTTAGGAGCAGCAGATTTTAGAGTGAACGGGGTTATAAAGTGACGTGTGCTTCAGGTTGATCTGCAGGTTGACTTTGGCATATGAAaccagggttttttttctttctattgtttgtttttaattatcactatatatatatatatatatatatatatatagttttcgCGCTTTTgacctctttgtttttcacatattGTCACAGAACAGTGGAACCAGATCTTTGAAGTTCCTTTCTTTGTCGGACATAATGAGACAGTAGCTGAAGGCCGAGACGGTCTTGATTCGATCTGTCCAGGTGTGACTACCTGTGTATACAGAAGGAATTTAAATCTAAACTCCCCCCCACCAGGTTGGTTTAAGACCGAATGAGACGGGTGTAATATTGACTGTgtttcacgtgtgtgtgtgtgtttttctccccaCAACACGCATCTCACTACTGCACAGGTTTGTAATAACTGACGAGGGAGTTCTGTCTCTGTTCTGATGGAGGGAACTCGGAGACGCACGGCTGTGATCCTCCTAACAATCGAGGATTAGAGTGGAGACGGCCAGGACTGCCATCTGTTACGTGTAGGTGAGAGGAATCCAAAGCAGCACAACACGGCGATCGTCAAACCTCggctctctgctgtttttattttttagaagtGGAAAGAAAGTCAACATTCACATACAAAtgatttgtgttgtgtgtgtgtgtgtgtgtgtggggtttgGATGGATtcagtggaggagggagagggaacaAAGACACACTGCACAGGCTGAATTATTAATGAGGAGTTAGAATTGATAACCATCTGTGTCATATGATACACAAATCACCACTGATCCCAGCCATGAGAATATTGACCCATTTTTCGTGTTCCTTCAtatctgtggtgtgtgtgtgtgtgtgtgtgtgtgtgtgtgtgtgtgtgtgcaggtacaGACATGCtcactcctccatcctcctcacAATGAGGCTGGATTCGTCCATTCAGAGTGGAGTCAGCAGCGTGTGAGGAGTCTCGGCTTCTCTGACCTTAAGGTCCCAGACACTCAGCTGATAGCCGAGCCACACGGCGAAGACGTCACGCCACGCGCTCAGGAAGTCCTCTCTCGGATGTGCTTTCACCCGTGTTGACCACACcgggttgaactgagctgagaGGCGTAAAGATTCTCCTGTTGTCAGGTGACAGCTGATGATCGTGTGCTTTTCTGCATTAAAGCAGCTACAgtgaatattatttttgtattttcttcttcttcttttttttatttgactccAACCGTTCACAATTGAAAGTTAAAAGCCACTGCACACGAGCTacccagcagacagacaaagctagCGACAAGGCGGTGAGCGTGTTGGAGGGCAGAAACTCCAAGTTAGTGCTAATGTCGACCTGTTTTTCCTAATATAATAAAAAGAGTTTTAGAAAACACTGAGGTTTGAGACAAGTTCAGCCATTACACACAGCCGTCCACACACaacctctgcagtgtttttaagtactgaacatttttaaattatgaatGATTCAGTTAGTTAGCCAACCTTTTCTAAGTTTGAATGTTGCTTTAAAACTTGTCTTTCAGCCACATTCAGACTGTAAAATGATGAACTTTATTTTCCAGCAGATCACTGATTTTCATGTAGACTCAGTTCATCGGGCCATCATGCATATTTAAACAGTGTGAGATGAGGCTGATTTCAAAGATctcactgtcagctgtgtggGCTGTCATGGACATATGAAAGGAGCAGGGACATCAAAAATGCACTCGctgacctttttctttttttgttttgcattactCTACTGTCTGCATTTCAATTGTGCTCTGCTTTCTGAATTAATTAGCTCATTAGCAAAGGCAATTAGGTTTGGGGGCGCCAGGCCTGACTCTGATGTGCTTTTAGATGTATTCACAGTCATTCAGTCGGCAGATCTGAGAGCTTCACTTCTTAATGCATCTGTCAGGATCATCCGAATGATCCGAGTCTGAGTCTCGCTCTGTCGTTTCGGAGGTTCGAacagtcagctgctgtttggatTTAAGGGATCTTCATTCCCGTcattctgtaatttcccagttatgggactaataaaggattatcttatgtTACTGCCATTCAGTTCTTTTAATCCTGCTTACATGTTTGtacacatgtattattttgatgtttatCTTGTCTGTCCAGATTTATTAATcgattttcattttgtcatttaaactCTGAAGGAATCTAAGTAAAGCGTGTTTTTCCCAACACGGCCTGAACACCCTACAAAATTTTAaacaatgtaaaacacaaatcaagaaagtgtgttaatatttttacatttccagCTCCACCTGCACACCTTACGTGCAAAACTTTGCAGATGTGAGAGTTAACGCAAAATGCAGGAAGTCTTGACGTCTGCAGaaggttttttattttcagttttctgtcactttgtttaTTGCAGCGTAGCAGAACTTTAAGGCAAATTCCAAGTTTGTGCAAGCTTACTTGACAGCAACCCTAATTATGATTTGATTGTATTTCGGCTATTTTTTATGAATAAATCACTTGCTTAGAGGATATTATAAAAATCCTTGATGGTAATAACTTGAATATATgaacaatattaaaattaatgatTTACTCcactaataacaataataataataataataataataatggtgatactgtgattttttttcctttttttaatcattgcGTCTCCGTTCAGGACGCGTCCTCTTGCGGGACCCAGAATCCCCTGCGCCGAGGAAAGATGGAAGAACCCAGCAGCTGCGGGAGAACAATGTTTTGGCTTTAGATATTGAAACCGACAGCTGAGGGTGAACTACGCGAGCCAAAACAGCGGGTCATGGTCCTGTACCGGTAAGCTATGTTCATAAGGTCCAGCTCTGGGGGCCGAGTCGGTCGCTGTGGTGGTTAAACTTCCCGCACGGGACAGACAACAAAGCGCAGCGCACTAACGTTACCTTACCGCTAGTTAGCGGCTAAGTTAGCTGTCTCGGCTAGTCGGACGAGCATCATTGTTCACTGGAGTTGTATGGGCCGTTTGCTGTGGGTCATGCTTGTGTTGTCGCTCCATCACCTACGGTCGCTCCACTGTCCAGGAAAGGAAGCCAACGACTTGGAGAAAAGGGTCGAGAAT of the Scatophagus argus isolate fScaArg1 chromosome 16, fScaArg1.pri, whole genome shotgun sequence genome contains:
- the kcnj19a gene encoding G protein-activated inward rectifier potassium channel 1 isoform X2; this translates as MAALRRKFGEDYQVVNTNRATTFSAPVKKKRQRFVDKNGRCNVQHGNLGGETSRYLSDLFTTLVDLKWRWNLLIFILTYTIAWLVMASMWWIIAYIRGDLNHGHDSSYTPCVANVYNFPSAFLFFIETEATIGYGYRYITEKCPEGIILFLFQSLLGSIVDAFLIGCMFIKMSQPKKRAETLMFSQDAVISQRDGKLCLMFRVGNLRNSHMVSAQIRCKLIKSRQTPEGEFLPLDQCELDVGFGTGADQLFLVSPLTICHEINPKSPFFDLSQRSLMNEQFEIVVILEGIVETTGKVTISIHSQQHCKRHRYDMPGTDIIH